One Triplophysa dalaica isolate WHDGS20190420 chromosome 1, ASM1584641v1, whole genome shotgun sequence DNA segment encodes these proteins:
- the spg7 gene encoding paraplegin, with protein sequence MAALLLHIGSKCYGNRVLSLTSRISCFQNRKLFESKHATPNARGLKPGHVQGCAPVIPRLIGLNFQCGQTFATKPGRLWKLLGTTCYFSTSDRKQEKKDGGKGKTPEENEEEKKRREQEDQMYRERLRTLFIIAVIMSLLNSINTSGGNISWNDFVNEMLAKGEVSRVQVVPESDIVEIYLHPGAVIFGRPRLALMYRMQVANIDKFEEKLRAAEEEINIENRDRIPVTYRRTGFFGNALYALGMAAIGVAILWYIFRLAGMGGRDGGFSAFNQLKMAKFTIVDGKSGKGVSFKDVAGMHEAKMEVKEFVDYLKSPDRYLHLGAKVPKGSLLLGPPGCGKTLLAKAVATEAQVPFLAMAGSEFVEVIGGLGAARVRSLFKEARARAPCIVYIDEIDAVGKKRSTNMSGFSNTEEEQTLNQLLVEMDGMGTTDHVIVLASTNRADILDNALMRPGRLDRHIFIDLPTLQERKEIFEQHLKILKLTQPADFYSLRLAELTPGFSGADIANICNEAALHAAREGYKSIHTFNFEYAVERVIAGSVKKNKILSKEEQRVVAFHESGHALVGWLLEHTEAVMKVSIAPRTNAALGFAQILPRDQYLFTKEQLFERMCMALGGRASEAITFNKVTTGAQDDLRKVTRVAYSMVKQYGMTPSIGHMSFPDSEDQGAIGRRPFSQGLQQQMDHEAKLLIAKAYRHTEKTLLDNRDKLILLANTLLEREVVNYDDIEALLGPHPFGPKKMISPQSWLEAERDKQDTGEDEPRGPKKPPRRKDDDDDDVNLNPA encoded by the exons ATGGCAGCGCTACTTCTACATATTGGTAGCAAATGTTACGGCAATCGCGTTTTGTCTTTGACATCTCGCATCAGCTGCtttcaaaacagaaaactgtttgAGAGCAAACATGCGACTCCAAACGCACGAGGTTTAAAACCAGGACACGTTCAG GGCTGCGCACCTGTGATCCCAAGACTTATTGGACTTAATTTCCAATGTGGACAAACCTTTGCCACAAAACCTGGCAGGTTGTGGAAACTATTGG GTACGACATGTTATTTCAGCACATCCGACAGAAAACAGGAAAAGAAAGATGGAGGAAAAGGCAAAACTCCAGAGGAAAATGAAG AGGAGAAGAAGAGACGTGAGCAGGAGGATCAGATGTACAGGGAAAGACTACGCACGCTGTTTATTATCGCGGTCATCATGAGTTTACTCAACTCCATCAACACCAGTGGTGGGAATATATCCTGGAATGACTTCGTCAATGAAATGCTGGCCAAAGGGGAGGTGTCGCGGGTACAGGTGGTGCCAGAAAGCGACATCGTTGAGATCTACCTTCACCCTGGAGCAGTCATCTTTGGCAGGCCG AGACTTGCCCTGATGTACCGAATGCAAGTGGCCAATATTGACAAGTTTGAGGAGAAGCTTCGAGCGGCGGAGGAAGAAATAAACATAGAGAACAGAGACAGAATACCAGTCACCTATAGGCGCACAGGCTTTTTTGGGAA TGCCCTGTATGCGCTCGGCATGGCTGCCATTGGGGTCGCAATCCTATGGTACATCTTCCGACTGGCAGGAATGGGCGGCAGAGATGGCGGCTTTAGTGCATTC AATCAGCTGAAAATGGCCAAATTCACTATTGTCGATGGAAAGTCTGGGAAGGGTGTGAGCTTCAAAGATGTTGCGGGAATGCACGAGGCCAAGATGGAAGTCAAGGAGTTTGTGGATTACTTGAAG AGTCCAGACAGATACCTTCATCTTGGTGCGAAGGTACCCAAAGGCTCTCTACTCCTGGGACCTCCCGGCTGTGGAAAGACTTTGTTGGCTAAAGCTGTGGCAACAGAGGCTCAGGTCCCGTTCCTTGCCATGGCAGGTTCAGAGTTTGTTGAGGTGATCGGAG GTCTTGGTGCAGCAAGAGTGAGAAGTCTATTTAAAGAAGCCCGTGCCCGAGCACCTTGCATCGTCTACATCGATGAGATCGATGCTGTGGGGAAGAAACGGTCCACCAACATGTCTGGCTTCTCCAACACGGAAGAAGAGCAAACCCTTAACCAGTTACTAGTAGAGATGGATG GGATGGGAACCACAGATCATGTGATTGTCCTGGCTTCCACCAACCGGGCCGATATTTTAGACAATGCTCTCATGAGACCGGGCAGACTTGATAGACACATATTTATAGACCTGCCGACTCTTCAG GAGAGAAAAGAAATCTTTGAGCAACATCTGAAGATCCTGAAGCTTACTCAACCGGCGGACTTCTACTCTTTGAGACTGGCTGAGCTGACACCGGGCTTTAGTG GGGCTGATATTGCCAACATCTGCAATGAAGCTGCCCTCCATGCAGCCAGAGAGGGATACAAGTCTATCCACACCTTCAACTTTGAATACGCTGTAGAGAGAGTCATCGCTG GCAGTGTGAAGAAGAATAAAATCTTATCGAAAGAGGAGCAGAGAGTGGTGGCTTTCCATGAGTCCGGTCATGCTTTAGTGGGCTGGTTACTTGAACACACCGAAGCTGTTATGAAG GTTTCCATCGCTCCCAGGACGAACGCTGCTCTGGGCTTCGCTCAGATTCTGCCGAGAGACCAGTATCTGTTCACCAAAGAGCAGCTGTTTGAGAGGATGTGCATGGCGTTGGGTGGACGAGCCTCCGAAGCTATTACTTTTAATAAAGTCACCACAG GTGCTCAGGATGACCTGCGGAAGGTGACGCGTGTCGCGTACTCCATGGTGAAGCAGTATGGCATGACACCCAGCATAGGTCATATGTCCTTCCCTGATTCTGAGGATCAGGGGGCTATCGGACGTAGACCCTTCAGCCAAGGCCTCCAACAGCAGATGGACCAT GAAGCTAAGCTGTTAATAGCAAAGGCCTACAGGCACACAGAGAAAACACTCTTGGACAACAGAGACAAACTCATTTTG CTGGCTAATACCCTGCTGGAGAGGGAGGTGGTGAACTACGATGACATTGAAGCTTTACTGGGACCTCATCCTTTTGGACCCAAGAAGATGATCTCTCCTCAGAGCTGGTTGGAGGCTGAAAGAGACAAGCAGGACACTGGTGAAGATGAGCCGCGTGGACCCAAGAAACCCCCACGCAGgaaggatgatgatgatgatgatgtcaacTTGAACCCAGCGTGA